One sulfur-oxidizing endosymbiont of Gigantopelta aegis genomic region harbors:
- a CDS encoding AsmA family protein → MTKLLKILLWLIASFVIVIVLASVLLPILVDPNDYKDEIAQQVYNKTGRTLTIDGDIDLSISLPLSVSLDLGKIELSNAKGFTDTPFARMQGASLYVAIMPLLTSNQLDIGEIQLNGMELNLIKNKQGQTNWADLSSPPTTADPAKEAPASTSKANQAASSESSSMPAISVAGLNIKDAIINWTDEQAGQKISLSKSNISISELIEDKPFELKISTYIQSSQPAIKGDFSLTSSPTISLSKQQFSLPDTLLSLDLTGDALPGGANKTTLGGDIHFDGNKQVLEINKMKLTSFDMVINGLFHTAKLDSSPVFNGEVSIEQFSPKKLARTLGAALPNMKEAKALNSADAKMTFNGNADSVTISALEANLDDTALKGNASIKNFKAPRYGFDLTLNQLNLDFYAMAAPADVSTTAKTDTKTKAAPTTKPKPSKAPVKTAKSAPIFPVETLRKLNLNGKLSIAEFIAGGAKMTDVVIVLKGNKGLVQLAPLSAQIYQGSINLKADIDARGKTPKVKINNVLKNVQIGDLLQATTGSQEFTGTANISANITSIGNDKNRLVKNSNGNMKLLITDGHIKKLDILNTLRKADALLKGRTAPSGSQEQNTKFTELKGTFNIKNGVMKNNDLSSKSPLMELTGKGYADFPKEYLDYTLSVKLLNSLKIDGKSQGTDFKGKEIPYTIKGKFSELSEEANLSKLIEGEVKKKVSKELEKKFGDKLKGFLKF, encoded by the coding sequence ATGACAAAACTACTTAAAATATTACTCTGGCTTATCGCATCATTTGTAATTGTAATTGTTCTGGCTAGCGTCCTATTACCAATCCTTGTTGATCCAAATGACTACAAAGATGAAATTGCCCAGCAGGTCTATAACAAAACTGGTCGAACCCTGACAATTGACGGCGATATTGACTTATCCATCTCTTTGCCGCTCTCCGTATCGCTGGATTTAGGCAAAATTGAACTCAGTAATGCCAAGGGATTTACTGATACGCCCTTTGCCCGAATGCAAGGCGCGTCGCTCTATGTTGCCATTATGCCATTACTGACTTCCAACCAATTGGATATCGGTGAAATTCAACTGAATGGCATGGAATTGAACCTAATAAAAAATAAACAGGGGCAAACTAACTGGGCTGATTTATCTTCTCCCCCAACCACAGCCGATCCAGCCAAAGAAGCACCCGCTTCTACCAGTAAAGCAAACCAAGCAGCTTCCTCTGAAAGTAGCTCTATGCCAGCCATTAGCGTTGCTGGACTCAATATCAAAGATGCCATCATTAATTGGACTGATGAACAAGCTGGACAAAAAATCAGTTTATCCAAAAGTAACATTAGCATCAGTGAGTTAATTGAAGATAAGCCCTTTGAGCTGAAAATAAGCACTTATATTCAAAGCAGTCAACCGGCCATAAAAGGTGACTTTAGTTTAACCAGTAGCCCAACAATCTCATTATCAAAGCAACAATTCAGTTTACCTGATACTTTGCTCTCATTGGATTTAACCGGCGATGCCCTCCCCGGTGGTGCTAACAAAACCACTCTGGGTGGCGATATTCATTTTGATGGCAATAAGCAAGTGCTTGAAATCAACAAAATGAAACTCACTTCCTTTGATATGGTCATTAATGGCTTATTCCATACGGCCAAGCTAGATAGCTCCCCCGTATTTAATGGTGAAGTCAGCATTGAACAGTTTTCACCCAAAAAATTAGCCCGTACCCTCGGTGCTGCATTACCCAATATGAAAGAAGCTAAGGCGCTTAATAGTGCTGATGCTAAAATGACATTTAACGGCAATGCAGACTCAGTCACCATCAGCGCTTTAGAAGCCAACCTTGATGATACGGCTTTAAAAGGAAATGCCTCGATTAAAAACTTTAAAGCACCTCGCTATGGTTTTGATTTAACACTCAATCAATTAAATCTAGACTTTTATGCCATGGCAGCGCCTGCTGATGTCAGCACGACAGCAAAGACAGACACGAAAACTAAAGCTGCTCCAACAACTAAACCCAAGCCAAGCAAAGCCCCTGTCAAAACAGCTAAAAGTGCACCCATTTTTCCTGTTGAAACACTACGCAAGTTAAACCTCAATGGTAAATTAAGCATTGCTGAGTTTATCGCCGGTGGTGCCAAAATGACTGATGTGGTTATTGTCTTAAAAGGTAATAAAGGCTTGGTACAATTAGCCCCACTCAGTGCCCAAATATATCAGGGCAGTATTAACCTAAAGGCAGACATTGATGCCCGAGGAAAAACCCCAAAGGTAAAAATCAACAATGTCTTGAAAAATGTGCAAATCGGAGACCTATTACAAGCCACTACAGGCTCACAAGAATTCACCGGTACTGCTAACATTAGTGCTAACATCACTTCTATCGGCAATGATAAAAATAGACTGGTAAAAAACAGTAATGGTAATATGAAATTACTCATCACTGATGGTCATATCAAAAAGCTGGATATTTTAAACACCCTAAGAAAAGCCGATGCCTTACTAAAAGGTCGTACGGCACCATCCGGCTCACAAGAACAGAACACTAAGTTTACTGAATTAAAAGGGACGTTTAATATCAAAAATGGCGTGATGAAAAACAACGATCTTTCCAGCAAATCACCTTTGATGGAGCTTACGGGCAAGGGTTATGCTGATTTTCCCAAAGAATATCTTGACTATACTCTCTCGGTTAAACTCTTAAATAGTTTAAAAATTGATGGCAAGTCACAGGGTACTGACTTTAAAGGCAAAGAGATCCCTTATACCATCAAGGGTAAGTTTTCTGAATTATCAGAAGAAGCCAATCTCAGCAAGCTCATTGAAGGTGAAGTGAAAAAGAAAGTCAGCAAAGAATTAGAAAAAAAGTTTGGTGACAAACTCAAAGGCTTTCTTAAG